One window of Zalophus californianus isolate mZalCal1 chromosome 3, mZalCal1.pri.v2, whole genome shotgun sequence genomic DNA carries:
- the ZC3H15 gene encoding zinc finger CCCH domain-containing protein 15, with translation MPPKKQAQAGGSKKAEQKKKEKIIEDKTFGLKNKKGAKQQKFIKAVTHQVKFGQQNPRQVAQSEAEKKLKKDDKKKELQELNELFKPVVAAQKISKGADPKSVVCAFFKQGQCTKGDKCKFSHDLTLERKCEKRSVYIDARDEELEKDTMDNWDEKKLEEVVNKKHGEAEKKKPKTQIVCKHFLEAIENNKYGWFWVCPGGGDICMYRHALPPGFVLKKDKKKEEKEDEISLEDLIERERSALGPNVTKITLESFLAWKKRKRQEKIDKLEQDMERRKADFKAGKALVISGREVFEFRPELVDDDDEEADDTRYTQGTGGDEVDDSVSVNDIDLSLYIPRDVDETGITVASLERFSTYTSEKDENKLSEASGGRAENGERSDLEEDNEGEGQENGAIDAVPVDENLFTGEDLDELEEELNTLDLEE, from the exons ATGCCCCCCAAGAAACAGGCTCAGGCCGGGGGCAGCAAAAAGGCGGagcagaaaaagaaggagaagattaTTGAA GACAAAACTTTTGGCCTAAAGAATAAGAAAGGAGCAaagcaacagaagtttattaaggCTGTCACTCATCAGGTTAAGTTTGGTCAACAAAATCCACGTCAg GTAGCACAAagtgaagctgaaaagaaattgaagaaagatGATAAGAAGAAAGAATTGCAAGAACTAAATGAGCTGTTCAAACCTGTAGTTGCTgctcaaaaaataagtaaag GTGCAGATCCCAAATCTGTGGTGTGTGCATTCTTCAAGCAAGGACAGTGTACCAAAGGAGATAAGTGTAAGTTCTCTCATGACTTGACTCTGGAGAGAAAGTGTGAAAAGCGAAGTGTTTACATTGATGCAAGAGATGAAGAACttgaaaaag atactaTGGATAATTGGGATGAGAAAAAACTGGAAGAAGTAGTGAACAAGAAGCACGGTGAGGcggaaaagaaaaaaccaaaaactcaaaTA GTGTGCAAGCATTTCCTTGAAGCTATTGAAAACAACAAATACGGCTGGTTTTGGGTATGCCCTGGAGGTGGTGATATTTGCATGTATCGTCATGCACTTCCTCCTGGATTTGtattgaaaaaagataaaaaaaaagaagagaaagaagatgaaatttCATTAGAAGATCTAATTGAAAGAGAG CGTTCTGCCCTAGGTCCAAATGTTACCAAAATCACTCTAGAATCTTTTCTTgcatggaagaaaagaaaaagacaagaaaagattgataaacttGAGCAAgatatggaaagaaggaaagcagacTTCAAGGCAGGGAAAGCATTAGTG ATTAGTGGTCGTGAGGTGTTTGAATTTCGTCCTGAACtggttgatgatgatgatgaggaagCAGATGATACCCGTTACACCCAGGGAACAGGTGGTGATGAG gttgatGATTCAGTGAGTGTAAATGACATAGATTTAAGCCTGTATATCCCAAGAGATGTAGATGAGACAGGTATTACTGTAGCCAGTCTTGAAAGATTCAGCACATATACTTCAGAAAAGGATG aaaacaaattaagtGAAGCTTCTGGAGGTAGGGCTGAAAATGGTGAAAGAAGTGATTTGGAAGAGGACAACGAAGGGGAGGGACAGGAAAATGGAGCCATCGATGCTGTTCCTGTTGATGAAAATCTTTTTACTGGGGAAGATTTGGATGAACTAGAAGAAGAATTAAACACACTTGATTTAGAAGAATGA